From a region of the Constantimarinum furrinae genome:
- a CDS encoding TetR/AcrR family transcriptional regulator gives MKTLTRKEEIIEVASQLFKEKGYNAVSMRDIALAMGIKAASLYNHISGKQELLSTLILRVAREFTLGMNSVMQSSESPLKKIERIIELHIDITVNYSEGLAALNNDWMHLENEDLESFVRMREDYEENFRQIIKQGIELGEIKSYHPEVILFSILSTLRTLYLWYQKRGKLDVNLLKREMVAVLIQGII, from the coding sequence ATGAAAACCCTTACCCGGAAAGAAGAAATTATAGAGGTCGCATCACAACTTTTTAAGGAGAAAGGTTATAATGCGGTTTCTATGCGTGATATTGCTTTGGCTATGGGCATAAAGGCTGCAAGTCTTTACAATCATATCTCTGGCAAGCAGGAGTTACTATCTACGCTTATTTTAAGGGTTGCCAGAGAATTTACGCTTGGGATGAATTCGGTGATGCAATCTTCAGAATCCCCGTTAAAAAAAATTGAACGGATCATAGAGTTGCATATCGACATTACGGTAAACTATTCCGAAGGACTTGCAGCACTTAACAATGACTGGATGCACCTGGAAAATGAAGATCTTGAATCTTTTGTAAGAATGCGGGAAGATTATGAAGAGAATTTCAGGCAGATCATCAAACAAGGAATCGAACTAGGAGAAATTAAATCTTATCATCCCGAGGTGATCTTGTTTTCTATTCTTTCAACCTTAAGAACATTGTACCTATGGTATCAAAAGAGAGGAAAACTGGATGTAAACCTTCTCAAGAGGGAGATGGTGGCGGTTTTAATACAGGGAATTATTTAA
- the paaE gene encoding 1,2-phenylacetyl-CoA epoxidase subunit PaaE, producing the protein MAKFHKIKVKDIYKETDDCSVITFDVPEELAEEFNFSQGQHLTLKADIDGEDTRRSYSLCSSPADKEWKVAVKQIYGGKFSSFVNSKLATGDTLEIMAPSGAFGVEISTEPKTYVAFVAGSGITPVMSMIKTHLALEPNAKFKLFYLNRTVKSIIFKEEIEQLRNKYFGRLEIFYFLTKEHRDIELLNGRFTSEKLDEIFSKLLDVSEVNEAFLCGPEEMIFLIRDELVKAGMPKENVHYELFVTGLSEEDKARAERLSQRNVEGVEVTIVDGGKEFHFTMTSDFDNILDAALGAGADLPFACKGGVCSTCKCKVLEGSVEMKINYALEEDEVAQDFVLSCQSVPTSESVTVDFDV; encoded by the coding sequence GTGGCAAAGTTTCATAAAATAAAAGTAAAGGACATTTATAAGGAAACCGACGATTGTTCGGTGATCACTTTCGATGTTCCTGAAGAATTGGCTGAAGAATTCAATTTTAGTCAGGGGCAACACCTCACCCTCAAGGCCGATATCGACGGTGAAGATACTCGTAGATCCTATAGTCTGTGCTCCAGTCCTGCCGACAAGGAATGGAAAGTGGCTGTAAAACAGATCTACGGAGGCAAATTTTCAAGTTTTGTGAATTCGAAACTGGCAACCGGTGACACTCTGGAGATCATGGCGCCAAGCGGCGCATTTGGTGTAGAGATTTCGACGGAACCAAAAACCTATGTGGCTTTTGTTGCCGGAAGCGGAATTACACCGGTTATGTCTATGATCAAGACCCATTTGGCACTGGAACCCAATGCTAAATTTAAGTTATTCTACTTGAATCGAACCGTCAAATCCATTATCTTTAAGGAGGAGATCGAGCAGCTTCGGAATAAGTACTTCGGAAGGTTGGAAATATTTTATTTCCTCACCAAGGAGCACAGAGATATAGAACTGCTAAACGGCAGATTTACCTCAGAAAAACTAGACGAAATTTTCAGCAAACTTTTAGACGTCTCTGAAGTCAATGAAGCCTTCCTGTGCGGACCCGAAGAGATGATCTTTTTAATACGCGATGAATTGGTAAAAGCCGGAATGCCAAAAGAAAACGTGCATTACGAATTATTCGTTACCGGTCTTTCCGAAGAAGACAAGGCGAGAGCCGAACGGCTGTCACAGCGCAATGTAGAAGGTGTTGAGGTTACTATAGTAGATGGTGGAAAGGAATTTCATTTTACGATGACCAGTGATTTCGACAACATACTTGATGCAGCATTGGGAGCCGGTGCCGACCTGCCCTTTGCCTGTAAAGGGGGAGTGTGCAGTACCTGCAAGTGTAAAGTTCTTGAAGGTAGTGTGGAAATGAAAATAAATTACGCATTGGAAGAAGACGAGGTGGCTCAGGACTTTGTACTAAGTTGCCAATCGGTTCCTACTTCTGAAAGCGTAACCGTAGATTTTGATGTATAA
- the paaB gene encoding 1,2-phenylacetyl-CoA epoxidase subunit PaaB, whose amino-acid sequence MKNNWPLWEVFVRSKNGLEHRHFGSLHATDAEMALENARDVYTRRNEGVSIWVVESKHITASNPDDNGELFEPAQDKVYRHPTFYDLPDEVKHM is encoded by the coding sequence ATGAAAAACAATTGGCCTTTATGGGAAGTCTTCGTTCGAAGTAAAAACGGACTCGAACACCGGCATTTTGGAAGTCTGCATGCTACCGATGCCGAAATGGCCCTTGAAAATGCACGAGACGTATATACCCGTCGAAATGAAGGTGTGAGCATCTGGGTGGTGGAAAGTAAACATATTACGGCTTCCAACCCCGATGATAATGGTGAACTTTTTGAACCGGCTCAGGATAAAGTATACCGCCATCCTACCTTTTACGACCTTCCCGATGAAGTAAAGCACATGTAG
- the paaD gene encoding 1,2-phenylacetyl-CoA epoxidase subunit PaaD — MVAVQPNIDDALIPVLKTVSDPEIPVLTVLDLGVIREAVEIDGVVHIKLTPTYSGCPAMDVIGDDLRKAFSEVGKTAKVSLVLAPAWTTDWISEEGKRKMEAYGIAAPLSETADKEVLLGNARLVKCTNCGSTNTHMVSQFGSTACKALFKCDDCEEPFDYFKCLK; from the coding sequence ATGGTAGCTGTTCAACCCAATATCGATGATGCCTTGATACCCGTTCTAAAAACGGTCTCAGATCCAGAGATCCCGGTGTTAACCGTGCTGGATCTTGGAGTTATCAGGGAAGCCGTTGAAATAGATGGTGTGGTACATATTAAATTAACACCAACCTATTCGGGATGCCCGGCAATGGATGTTATTGGTGATGATTTGAGAAAGGCCTTCTCTGAAGTTGGTAAAACAGCAAAAGTGAGTCTTGTCTTGGCTCCGGCTTGGACGACCGATTGGATAAGTGAAGAAGGAAAGCGAAAAATGGAAGCATACGGAATCGCTGCTCCGCTGTCTGAAACGGCCGATAAAGAAGTTTTATTAGGCAATGCAAGACTTGTAAAATGTACAAACTGCGGCAGTACCAATACCCATATGGTGAGTCAGTTTGGTTCCACAGCCTGTAAAGCATTGTTTAAGTGTGATGATTGTGAGGAACCGTTCGACTATTTTAAATGTTTAAAATGA
- a CDS encoding TonB-dependent receptor has protein sequence MKKLLWAVILLFTVSVSGQNIKVRGIIKDSIGDPLELANVIATVQESGAIESYAITNYEGRYQLDLPTGSIYVLKASFLGYETQEKTVEVPEGSVDIQLDFVLTSQASELDGVEIIYEMPVTVRGDTITYNADSFTTGDERKLGDVMKKLPGVEVNDDGEIEVEGKAVTKVMVEGKDFFDGDSKLATKNIPADAVDKVEVLRNYNEVDQMRGLGNDQDNVAINIKLKEGKKNFWFGEVTAGGGTIGEDEAGYLAHPKLFYYNPKYSLNFITDFNNIGEVPFTWRDYFNFTGGFRNFNRGGGTNFNIQESDLGFAVAQNNRANEIETKFLAGNFSWAATSKLDLSGFAILSDNKTNIVNNSIRQYIASGTTERTNSVNDQRSQLAMIKLSSVYKPNSNFQMDYDVLVKTSKQTEDDLTVSQFDALINNISEEKENKPFSINQNINLYYTLDDDHIFAGQVQHLWQDEDPFYNAITDLLPFGGILPVDSTQNRYNINQQKNVMTNKIDAKVDYYYVLNNTSNLNFTLGTTYSNQKFNSNIFQLLGGDGRIDFNETPEIDGENLPLINDVVYDFTDAFLGLHYKVKTGKFIFTPGVTLHNYNLKNEQLGLSTKQNDWMVLPDLNVILELKKSENLRFNYSVSSSYSDVNSYAEAFVFNNYNSLYRGNRFLENSLSHNYNLTYFSFNMFNYTNVGGSLNYSRTLEGIKSNSQIVGINRVGSPFNIDSNFPDETFSANARFSKRIKKIQFSLSGNLSYSKSNNFVNNAVRESNSLTQSYRGSVRSSFKDWPNFEVGYRLTVNDYDNGGLESTFYTQRPFANVDINFLKDFTLSAEWDYYNYSNDTNTVDNTYSFVNANLYYQKGDSPWEFRIQANNLLDTEFINNDSFNDQFNTTTQYFVLPRILMFIVKYDI, from the coding sequence ATGAAAAAACTACTATGGGCAGTAATACTGCTTTTTACCGTTTCCGTTTCGGGACAAAACATTAAAGTACGCGGAATAATAAAAGACAGTATTGGGGATCCATTGGAACTTGCAAATGTTATTGCAACCGTTCAGGAAAGTGGTGCGATCGAATCCTATGCCATTACCAATTATGAAGGTAGATACCAATTAGACCTTCCTACGGGAAGCATCTACGTGCTAAAAGCCAGCTTTTTGGGATATGAAACTCAGGAGAAAACTGTAGAAGTGCCGGAAGGTTCTGTTGATATTCAGCTCGATTTTGTACTTACTTCCCAGGCTTCAGAACTGGATGGTGTAGAGATCATCTACGAAATGCCGGTTACCGTTAGAGGAGATACGATCACCTACAATGCCGATTCCTTTACAACCGGCGACGAACGAAAACTAGGCGATGTAATGAAAAAACTGCCCGGTGTCGAAGTAAATGACGACGGCGAGATCGAGGTTGAAGGGAAGGCGGTTACCAAAGTTATGGTAGAAGGAAAGGATTTCTTCGACGGAGACTCAAAATTGGCAACCAAGAATATTCCAGCCGATGCTGTGGACAAGGTTGAGGTACTTCGCAATTACAACGAAGTGGATCAAATGCGGGGTTTAGGTAACGATCAAGATAATGTGGCGATCAATATTAAACTAAAGGAAGGTAAAAAGAATTTCTGGTTTGGAGAGGTCACTGCAGGAGGAGGAACTATTGGGGAAGATGAAGCCGGATATCTGGCGCATCCAAAATTGTTTTATTACAACCCGAAATACAGCCTCAATTTTATTACCGATTTTAATAATATTGGAGAAGTACCTTTTACCTGGAGGGATTATTTCAACTTTACCGGAGGATTTCGAAATTTTAATCGGGGAGGTGGAACCAATTTCAATATTCAGGAGAGTGATCTAGGTTTTGCGGTAGCGCAAAATAACCGTGCCAATGAAATTGAAACAAAATTTCTGGCCGGGAATTTTAGCTGGGCTGCGACTTCGAAACTTGATTTAAGCGGTTTTGCGATCCTGTCCGATAATAAAACCAACATCGTGAACAACTCCATACGTCAATATATTGCTTCAGGAACTACCGAACGAACCAATTCGGTAAACGATCAACGGAGTCAGTTAGCCATGATCAAACTGAGCAGTGTGTATAAGCCCAATAGCAACTTTCAGATGGATTACGATGTGTTGGTAAAGACTTCAAAGCAAACCGAAGATGATCTCACGGTATCTCAATTTGATGCATTAATTAATAACATTTCCGAAGAAAAGGAAAACAAACCCTTCTCGATCAATCAGAATATAAATCTGTATTACACCCTCGATGATGATCATATTTTTGCAGGGCAGGTGCAACATTTATGGCAGGACGAGGACCCATTTTATAATGCGATTACCGACTTGTTGCCGTTTGGCGGAATACTTCCGGTAGATTCTACACAAAACCGGTATAACATCAATCAGCAGAAAAATGTAATGACCAATAAGATCGATGCGAAGGTTGATTACTATTATGTCTTAAACAATACCAGTAATCTGAATTTTACCTTGGGAACGACTTACAGCAATCAGAAATTCAATTCTAACATTTTTCAACTCCTAGGGGGAGATGGTCGAATCGATTTCAATGAAACCCCGGAGATCGATGGTGAAAACCTTCCACTAATTAATGATGTAGTGTACGATTTTACCGATGCGTTTCTAGGATTGCATTACAAAGTGAAGACCGGAAAATTCATTTTTACCCCGGGAGTTACTCTTCATAACTACAATTTAAAGAATGAGCAACTGGGATTGTCCACCAAACAAAACGACTGGATGGTCTTGCCGGACCTCAATGTGATCCTGGAATTGAAGAAAAGTGAAAACCTTAGGTTCAACTACTCAGTTTCTTCGAGTTACAGCGATGTGAACAGTTATGCCGAAGCCTTTGTTTTTAATAATTACAATAGTCTGTATCGCGGTAATCGCTTTCTTGAGAATTCCTTGTCACATAATTATAATCTAACATACTTTAGTTTTAATATGTTTAATTATACCAATGTAGGCGGTTCTTTAAACTATTCAAGGACGTTAGAAGGTATTAAGAGTAATTCCCAGATCGTGGGAATCAACAGAGTGGGGAGTCCGTTCAATATCGATAGTAATTTTCCGGATGAGACTTTTTCGGCCAATGCGCGTTTCAGTAAACGAATAAAGAAGATCCAATTTAGTTTAAGCGGTAATCTTAGCTACAGCAAGTCGAACAATTTTGTGAACAACGCCGTTAGGGAGAGTAATAGTCTTACACAAAGTTATCGGGGGAGTGTTCGCAGTAGTTTTAAAGACTGGCCAAATTTTGAAGTGGGTTACAGGCTTACTGTGAACGATTACGACAATGGCGGACTCGAATCCACTTTTTACACCCAACGCCCGTTTGCCAACGTGGACATCAACTTTTTAAAGGATTTCACCCTTAGCGCCGAGTGGGATTATTACAATTACTCCAACGACACCAATACAGTAGATAATACCTATTCTTTCGTAAACGCAAATCTGTATTACCAAAAAGGCGATAGTCCATGGGAATTCAGAATTCAGGCGAACAATTTGCTGGATACGGAGTTCATTAACAACGATAGCTTTAACGATCAGTTTAATACCACGACTCAGTATTTTGTCTTACCCAGAATCCTGATGTTTATCGTTAAATACGACATTTAA
- a CDS encoding rhodanese-like domain-containing protein: MGILSVLFGDRSKKIEDFMKRDAVIVDVRSKAEYEKGAIPESKLIPLPEIESRISEIKDWNKPVILCCASGVRSGNAARILNNNGIEAMNGGGWQSLSKTINR, from the coding sequence ATGGGAATATTGAGTGTATTGTTTGGAGACCGATCGAAAAAGATCGAGGATTTTATGAAAAGGGATGCCGTTATTGTTGATGTAAGGAGTAAAGCAGAATATGAAAAAGGGGCTATCCCCGAATCGAAACTTATCCCCTTACCTGAAATCGAATCCAGGATCTCTGAAATTAAAGACTGGAATAAACCGGTTATCCTGTGTTGTGCGAGCGGCGTACGAAGTGGAAATGCGGCACGCATCCTGAATAATAATGGAATTGAGGCAATGAATGGCGGAGGCTGGCAGAGTTTGAGTAAGACAATAAACCGCTAG
- the paaC gene encoding 1,2-phenylacetyl-CoA epoxidase subunit PaaC, with protein MNKENLYNYILGIADNSLILAQRLGELCGHGPNLETDIALTNISLDLLGQTRSYYQYAASVSGDSKTEDDIAFLRLERDYKNVLLLEQPNTHFGYVIGRQFLFDVYHLLFMQELQKSKDETLVAIANKGIKEVSYHQRFSSDWIKRLGDGTKESHDKIQEAIDALWRFTDELFDLTENDNTMVEAGIAVDVSKLKEKYYKSVAEVLTEATLTIPESKFFTRGGKTGTHTEHMGYLLADLQYMQRTYPDMKW; from the coding sequence ATGAATAAGGAAAACCTATATAATTATATTCTCGGAATAGCCGATAACTCGCTCATCCTCGCTCAACGCCTGGGTGAATTATGCGGTCATGGTCCCAATCTGGAAACCGATATCGCGCTAACGAATATTTCACTGGATCTCTTGGGGCAGACCAGAAGCTACTATCAGTACGCAGCTTCGGTTTCAGGGGATTCAAAGACAGAGGATGATATTGCTTTTTTAAGGCTTGAAAGAGATTATAAAAATGTGCTGCTTCTGGAGCAACCTAATACCCACTTCGGTTATGTGATCGGAAGACAATTCCTCTTTGATGTCTATCATCTTCTGTTTATGCAGGAGCTTCAGAAAAGTAAGGACGAAACACTGGTGGCCATAGCGAATAAAGGAATAAAAGAAGTGAGTTATCACCAGCGCTTTTCTTCAGACTGGATCAAGCGATTGGGTGATGGAACTAAAGAAAGTCATGATAAAATTCAGGAAGCGATCGACGCTTTATGGCGTTTTACCGACGAACTCTTCGACCTTACCGAAAATGATAATACCATGGTTGAGGCCGGAATCGCAGTCGATGTTTCTAAGCTAAAAGAGAAATATTATAAAAGTGTAGCAGAAGTGTTAACCGAAGCCACGCTTACCATTCCGGAAAGTAAATTCTTCACACGGGGAGGAAAAACAGGAACCCATACCGAACATATGGGGTATTTGTTGGCCGATCTTCAGTATATGCAACGTACCTATCCCGATATGAAATGGTAA
- the paaA gene encoding 1,2-phenylacetyl-CoA epoxidase subunit PaaA, with amino-acid sequence MSEKELKNLEEIFEARIARDEKIEPKDWMPEKYRQTHIRQISQHAHSEIVGMLPEGNWITRAPSLRRKAALLAKVQDEAGHGLYLYSACETLGISRDELYEQLHSGKAKYSSIFNYPSVTWADMGAIGWLVDGAAIINQVPLCNTSFGPYARAMVRVCKEESFHQRQGFEIMLTLCNGTPEQKDMAQDALNRWWWPSLMMLGPTDDASVHTEQSLKWKLKRKTNDELRQQFIDQTVPQADLLGLTIPDPDLKFNEETGHYDFGEIDWDEFWQVVKGHGPCNKERMKARVDAWENGTWVRDAAMAYAEKQAKKKVAKAS; translated from the coding sequence ATGAGCGAAAAGGAATTAAAAAATCTTGAAGAGATCTTTGAAGCCCGCATTGCGAGGGATGAAAAGATAGAGCCTAAGGATTGGATGCCCGAAAAATACAGGCAGACACATATTCGTCAGATCTCTCAACATGCGCATTCCGAGATAGTCGGCATGCTTCCTGAAGGGAACTGGATCACGAGAGCTCCTTCTTTAAGGCGAAAAGCCGCCTTACTGGCTAAAGTACAGGATGAGGCAGGACACGGACTCTATTTGTATTCTGCCTGTGAAACTCTGGGGATCTCCAGGGATGAACTCTATGAGCAACTCCATTCCGGAAAAGCGAAATATTCCTCAATATTTAATTATCCTTCCGTTACCTGGGCAGATATGGGAGCCATAGGTTGGTTGGTAGATGGTGCTGCTATTATCAATCAGGTGCCATTGTGCAACACCTCCTTCGGGCCGTATGCTCGTGCTATGGTGCGCGTATGTAAGGAAGAGAGTTTTCACCAAAGACAAGGATTTGAGATCATGTTAACGCTGTGCAACGGAACACCCGAACAAAAAGACATGGCGCAGGATGCCCTTAACCGCTGGTGGTGGCCAAGTCTTATGATGTTGGGACCCACCGATGATGCGTCGGTACACACCGAACAATCCTTAAAATGGAAGTTAAAGCGTAAGACCAATGATGAGTTACGACAGCAGTTTATAGATCAAACCGTACCTCAGGCGGATCTGTTGGGGCTTACCATTCCGGATCCCGATCTTAAATTCAATGAAGAAACGGGTCATTACGATTTTGGAGAAATAGACTGGGACGAGTTTTGGCAAGTAGTAAAAGGACATGGACCCTGCAATAAGGAACGAATGAAAGCCCGTGTGGATGCCTGGGAGAATGGCACCTGGGTTAGAGATGCCGCCATGGCCTATGCCGAAAAGCAAGCAAAGAAAAAAGTAGCGAAAGCGAGTTAG
- a CDS encoding DUF4230 domain-containing protein, whose amino-acid sequence MRNIIFGIVIAVVIVFGLRYCEHEKDRREQLHANTALIQKQLTNVGKLIVTEGTYAQVFTYEDWKKFYIDVLSARKKALVVVNAEASISYDLSKIETTVDEESRTVTINYIPEPELKINPNIQYYDVQQDYFNQFSASDYNKIKDKVEASLKEKIEASALVSNAQNRLISELQKIYILTNSMGWTLQYNEQVIQQEEDLQNIKPILY is encoded by the coding sequence ATGCGGAATATTATCTTCGGAATTGTTATAGCGGTGGTGATCGTCTTCGGATTGCGGTATTGTGAACACGAAAAAGACAGACGTGAGCAACTGCATGCTAATACTGCTCTTATTCAGAAGCAACTTACGAATGTTGGCAAGCTCATCGTCACTGAAGGTACCTATGCACAAGTTTTCACCTACGAAGACTGGAAGAAATTCTATATCGATGTACTTTCAGCAAGGAAGAAAGCGCTGGTGGTAGTAAATGCCGAAGCGAGTATCTCTTATGATCTAAGTAAAATTGAAACCACCGTCGATGAGGAGTCACGCACTGTCACCATTAACTACATCCCCGAACCCGAACTGAAGATCAATCCTAATATTCAGTATTACGATGTGCAGCAGGATTATTTCAATCAATTTTCAGCTTCAGATTACAACAAGATCAAGGATAAGGTAGAAGCTTCCTTAAAAGAAAAAATTGAGGCCTCAGCGCTGGTGAGTAATGCCCAAAACCGGCTGATCTCAGAACTTCAGAAGATCTATATATTAACCAATTCTATGGGGTGGACCTTGCAGTACAATGAGCAGGTGATTCAGCAGGAAGAAGATCTACAAAACATCAAACCGATACTTTATTGA
- a CDS encoding VOC family protein: MMLGLRTTIYKVADLKEAKSWYSKAFEVTPYFDEPFYVGFNIGGFELGLLPEEQPQTEKSDNVLSYWGVKHIQKQYQRILDLGATAHEAPTNVGGELMVASVRDPWGNVIGLIYNPYFKIQ, encoded by the coding sequence ATGATGCTGGGATTACGAACTACTATATACAAAGTTGCCGATCTAAAGGAGGCCAAATCCTGGTATAGCAAAGCCTTTGAGGTAACGCCTTATTTTGATGAACCATTTTATGTAGGCTTTAATATTGGTGGGTTCGAACTGGGATTGCTCCCGGAAGAACAACCTCAAACTGAAAAAAGCGATAATGTACTGTCGTATTGGGGTGTAAAGCATATACAAAAACAATATCAAAGAATTTTAGATCTTGGTGCTACAGCGCACGAGGCTCCAACAAATGTGGGTGGAGAACTTATGGTAGCATCGGTACGAGATCCGTGGGGAAATGTGATCGGTTTGATCTACAACCCGTATTTTAAAATACAATAA
- a CDS encoding aromatic amino acid hydroxylase — MQNTIETNELLERLPPHLKQYIKPQNYEQYTPVNQAVWRYVMRKNVDYLSKVAHESYLDGLRKTGISINEIPSMYGMNRILKEIGWAAVAVDGFIPPNAFMEFQAYKVLVIASDIRQLENIEYTPAPDIIHEGAGHAPIIASPDYAEYLRRFGEIGAKAISSAHDMEMYEAVRELSILKEADGIAKEKIEKAEKRVTDLQQKKTDPSEISLIRNLHWWTVEYGLVGTVDKPKIYGAGLLSSIGESTWCMKPEVKKIPYSISAAYQEFDITKPQPQLYVTPDFAYLQEVLEEFANTMAVRKGGWRGLNKLIESRQLGTIELSTGLQISGLFTRMIQNEDNEVVYFETEGETALSYREKEVIGHGVSRHKNGFRSPLGKLKGINLAIENMGPRDLQAYNFYDGKPIAFEFESGITVEGLNVTGMRNLGGELMLIQFTECTVTYKNEVLFSPEMGDFDMAVGKEIVSAFAGAADYLSFDLVNHVSSSETIRVALSEEEKQLNEFYKEVRTIRESKNFKSTTTRLSEIFDQIKRSHPNDWLLPLEIFELTESDRILNYLIDLKSRRPKVAHLIDDGLLLIEKEVADGI, encoded by the coding sequence ATGCAGAACACTATTGAAACCAACGAATTGCTGGAGCGGTTACCTCCCCATTTAAAGCAGTATATAAAACCGCAGAACTACGAGCAGTACACTCCTGTAAATCAGGCCGTATGGCGCTATGTAATGCGAAAAAACGTAGATTACCTAAGCAAGGTGGCGCATGAAAGTTACCTTGACGGTCTTCGGAAAACGGGCATCTCAATCAACGAAATCCCTTCGATGTATGGGATGAACCGGATCCTGAAGGAGATAGGCTGGGCAGCCGTGGCCGTAGACGGATTTATACCGCCCAATGCCTTTATGGAATTTCAGGCGTATAAGGTTTTGGTGATCGCCAGTGATATCCGTCAGTTAGAAAATATCGAATACACCCCTGCTCCGGATATTATTCACGAAGGTGCCGGACATGCCCCAATTATTGCCAGTCCCGATTATGCCGAGTACCTGCGTCGGTTTGGTGAAATTGGCGCAAAAGCCATTTCGAGTGCGCACGACATGGAAATGTACGAGGCCGTGAGGGAGTTGTCTATACTAAAGGAAGCGGATGGCATTGCCAAAGAAAAAATAGAAAAGGCAGAAAAAAGGGTCACCGATCTGCAACAAAAAAAGACAGATCCTTCTGAAATTTCATTGATACGAAACCTGCATTGGTGGACAGTGGAATACGGACTCGTGGGAACCGTAGATAAACCAAAAATCTATGGTGCCGGATTATTGTCATCCATTGGCGAAAGTACCTGGTGCATGAAACCTGAAGTAAAGAAGATCCCTTACAGCATTTCCGCGGCCTATCAGGAATTTGATATTACCAAGCCACAACCTCAGCTTTATGTGACACCCGATTTTGCCTACTTGCAGGAAGTTCTGGAAGAATTTGCCAATACTATGGCGGTGCGAAAAGGAGGCTGGCGCGGACTCAATAAACTTATCGAATCACGGCAGTTGGGAACCATAGAATTGAGCACAGGACTTCAGATTAGCGGCCTTTTTACGCGAATGATCCAAAATGAGGATAATGAGGTTGTCTATTTTGAAACTGAAGGGGAAACCGCCTTATCCTATCGAGAAAAAGAAGTGATTGGTCATGGAGTGAGCCGCCACAAAAATGGGTTCAGGTCACCGTTGGGAAAACTGAAGGGCATCAATCTTGCCATTGAGAATATGGGCCCCAGGGATCTACAGGCCTATAATTTTTACGATGGAAAACCCATTGCATTCGAATTTGAAAGCGGAATTACCGTGGAAGGGCTAAACGTGACAGGGATGCGGAATTTAGGCGGAGAATTAATGCTTATTCAATTTACCGAATGTACCGTAACCTATAAAAATGAAGTGCTTTTTTCACCGGAAATGGGCGATTTTGACATGGCCGTAGGGAAAGAAATCGTTTCAGCTTTTGCCGGTGCAGCCGATTATTTGTCCTTCGATCTCGTGAATCATGTGAGCTCTAGTGAAACCATTCGTGTAGCGCTTTCAGAAGAAGAAAAACAACTTAACGAATTCTATAAAGAGGTGAGAACGATTAGAGAATCTAAGAATTTCAAAAGCACCACCACCCGGCTTTCAGAAATTTTTGATCAGATAAAACGATCCCATCCCAACGACTGGTTATTGCCCTTAGAGATCTTTGAGTTGACCGAAAGCGATAGGATACTGAACTATCTTATCGATTTAAAATCCAGACGACCGAAAGTTGCGCACTTAATAGACGACGGATTACTTTTAATAGAGAAAGAAGTTGCCGACGGGATATAA